The Anoplolepis gracilipes unplaced genomic scaffold, ASM4749672v1 Contig19, whole genome shotgun sequence DNA segment tgtcTGTTTAAAAGAGGGGGAAAGGTTGTGGATAAGGGGGTTTGGAAAAGGAAAGGAAGGATGAGGGGAAGAGAAAGGGGAaggggaggaagaggaagaaggtAGCGAGTCAAGAGCACAGCCGTTAACAGCAGTACTGAGGAGTTCTTCCATTAGGAGAAACATTAAGGGAAAAAGGGGGAAGAGAGGGTTGAGAAAGGAATAAAACGGACGTGGAAGACGGAAGGGGAGAAGTGCGTCTGTTTCTGTTTCCATccttgtttttgtttttaggATTGGTATGAAAGTGAAATTTATAGATTGAGTTCTGTTTATCAGAGctatgtttgttattattattgtcacgATCATTCTCAGGAATGTGTTTATTTTGGGTTGAAACGGAAGGGAAGGAATCTGGgaggaaagagaagaaggTGAGGGCTTGGGAAAAGGACTTGGGAAATTGAGGGAGAGCAGAAGGGAAAGTAGAGACGGTAGGAGATATGACAGAGGATGTGAGAGGGACTGAGAGGTTCAAAAGAGGAAAATCCTTGAAATTATGGATGGAGCTTCTCGAGGGAGAATTATTCAGAAGAAGGTTTTTTGCTTCCAGAAGAGAGATGTTATTGTGAGCAGCAATTTCTCCAATTCTCTTCTGttcaatgaaatatttgcattCCACGCTTGAGACGCTATGTGGGCCCTTGCAATTAATACAGAATAGGGGATCCGAGCGCTTTGGACAAGAAGAAGTGCCATCCTCATGCGCATCCTCCCCACATAAAGAACAACGAGGGCGACCCTTGCGCCTTTAAATGGCCGTATCGAAGCAGGAGTAGCAGAGAGAGGTTTTGGTTATAAAAGGTTCTACTACATAcctgattttaaataatgagatataatCGGGGAGGCGCTGTCCCTTGAAGGTGAATAGAGTGGTCTTAGAAGGAACTCTGTCTAAAGGTGACACTGTTTCAGAAGGTTGTGAGATTTCCTTGGTCGCTTGGTGAGTCTTTTGACTTCTAGGACTTGAGATGAAGAATCAATGCCCCAATCATGAGTTCTTCCTTCGAAATCAAGGGGCACTCCCCTGATAATGCCCTTCTTCGCTATCCTAAAGAAAGGAACGAAAATTTTGTAGTTTTTTGCTTTCAAAGTATGGTTAAGCAAACAACTGTTTGCAGTCTTGCCTGTCTTAAATCTGACGCGTATTGTAgagaaattagatttttttatttctataatgttGTCTTTGTACAGGGGCGAAAAAATACGACCAATAATCAGAAGGTCGATTGTTTTGGAGTCAGCGGACTGTATGGAGATGTCAAAAGGACCTTGGGAAGTAAAGTCATAAACAAGACGACTCGGGTTCTTGTTATTGTTGGAAGATTGTAAATATGGTTCATCTGTTTTAAGAGTATTAGATTCCTGATTAATAGGAGTATTTGTGATGTTGCTTACAGTCTGGAAGGGGGGACCAGCGGGGCCTCTTAACctcttgcattttttttagccTCCCCAGAGGTATCCGAGAGAAGACCGGAAGTCTCAGACAGCGAGTTCCGAGAAAAGTTAATTTTCCTCTCCTCCAAACGTGGAGAAACGTCTTATAATGCGGGAGAGTTCCGCTCCGTCGGTGGTACTATAATACCACCTATAATACAACAGTCCATATTAGTATCGTCAAATGTAGGGGAGAGGGGAAGGACAGATGATGTAATTTTGTCTAGGAGGCTTTCGTCGGAAAGTCTTTTCGGACGATCGTTGTCTTTCTGTCTTAAGAGACAAGAGTCATCGGGAGAGGATGAACATCCGGTATAAAGACATAACTTACGTATAATAAGATGTAATAGGAGAGAAGGAGGATCGCCGAGAAGGGAAAAATGGTCGACCGACCGTTAGCGCCGCTCGAATGGATGTCCGCCACGAAGCCACCGCGAGAAGCGAGTCAAACTCGGTCAGAGAATACAGCAGTCGTTGGATGAATAGAGCGCATCAGACTCAGATGCACGCCGATCAAAAagagagcaaaaataaaacagtCTCTTATCAAGGCACTTTCGCACGTTCGCACTCTCAGACAAGGTCCTTACGGTTCGGTGGTCGAAAACTCGAATCCGCACAGCTCCAATTGCATAATCCGAAGCGTCGGCAGTTACATTAAATTCTTCCGTAAAATCCGGAAATTTGAGTACTGGCGCGATAGttcatctttcttttaatctATCAAACGCGTTTTGCTGTTCTGCGGTCcatagaaattttttcgttttcttcGTAAGCTTCGCAAGCGGTCTAgcgatttttgaaaaatctacgATATATCTGCGGTAATATCCGGCTAATCCTATGAAGGATTGTACATCCATCATTCTCTTCGGCGTCGGGAACTTTTTTATCGCtgttaattttgataagtcaGGCGATATTCCGTTTTCGGAGATGATATGGCCTAGGTACATTACCTCTTTCCgcaaaaattcacatttttcgggttgtaattttaaattattttttcgtatGCGTTATAATACTTCTCGAAGTCTTCTTATGTGTTTCTCGAGGCTGCTTCCGTATACGACTATGTCGTATAAGTAAACTAGACATTTGAGTCCTTGTAGGCCGGTTAATATTGAGTTCATCAGTCGTTGGAAGGTTGCTAGTGCATTTCTTAATCCAAACGGCATCTGATTAAATTCGTAATGCCCGTGGGGTGTTGAGAATACAGTTTTTGATTTATTCTTTTCCGCCATCGGTATCTGGTAATACCCAGATGCTAAATCCAACGTGGTAAAATATTTGGCGTTTTCCAACTGGTCCAATATATCCGTGATGTTGGACAGGGGGAATGAATCACCTATTGTTGCTTTGTTGAGCTTCCGGAAGTCAATGACTACTCGGAGTTTCGGTTTTCTCGATGCGTCGGTCTTCTTCGGTACAACTAATAGCGATGCGTTCCATTGGCTCACGCTAGGTCGGATTATGTCATCCCTTAACATATCCTGTACTTGCCAGTTTATTTCCGTTTTGTGCTTCTCAGGTAGACGGTAAGGCCTTCTGTTTACGAGTGCGGTATCTGTGCTTATCTCATGTTCGACCGCTGTCGTGCATGTCAGTGGTTCTTCATCCAAATGAAATGTATCGCTATTCTCTGCATAACCGTGTGAGTGCCTGTCGTTCCTCTGAGTTGAGATATAGTGTCTgtaatttttgtcaaatttgCACGTGTCGTTCTATCATGCCCTTTGTGCTCTTTCTTTTACTTTGGTTTATGACGTGTATTTCTCCGGTCTCTATGCAGAGATGCCAATTCTCGGCCGATTGCCTGCAAGCGAGCCGCGTGGTGGGGCCGCACACACAACGAAAGAGTCGTGTACGTGTGTCGCCCGGCGCTCGGCAAACTTCGAGAAGTAGGAAAGAACAGACATACGATCTgctgtccttttctctctctcgagcgAGAGCTATAGCTAATGTCCCGAGAATGATGTTAGCGGTAGCGGCTAATGGCCCGAGATTcgagaattaatatatgtatacatatcattatttgtatacacataatttgaaaaaatatatatgtattattattgtaatacataatataataaaattatttcttattgatgtaataaaatacagaaaatattttttaccttttattaGTCTTTCCTaagacatttttgaaatttatgtaattgaaactaagttttattaaatatgagattttgataattctaacttaattaattataatgaaatgttaCTTTGAACAATGTTTTTGCCCTACCAAAGTAAACTTTtcaactataattaattaaactaaaattaataaagtctcagttataaaaaattatttttaattatatatataataatagaaaaattagtttcacttatgcaatattttatatttatcaaagttttaattgtataaagattgtaattaaatatgtctgAAGAAAGAgtatcaagataaaaaaatattttccatattttaatatagatatatatatatatatatatatatatatatatatatatatatatatatatgtataaaagaaagatgtaaGTTAAAAAGtaagagattaaattaaaaaaaatttaaataataaaaatccacTCTTGGCCAACATATACGttcttttcttgtaaaaaattatttacaaataatattaatataataatataaatattattaataaaaaaataatattaataatgaataatcttaataattttaataacaaaatttttctaataatatctatcaatCTTATATGGGCAACAACGTATATGTTGTTGCTCAACGGAAACCGCGAGAAGGTGGTGGTCTCTTCCGTCaggagaaaatgtaaaaaaatgtttccttcaatattatattaaatataataaaattatacacacaaacacaatatatgtatattgttaataacatatttttatataaattacaagttTTTCAGTCACATGTAGCTTTATTTGATAGTAACGTCTTTTAACGATGTTTCTTTTATCGCGACAACCCTCAACGGTTTTGATGAAGATGGCTTAAAAACAGAATGGTTTAAGTTTTATTCAGATTTAACTGTTGAAGAAAAGCAAAgtcttataaataacaattttgataatatgtgGCAAAACATTTTGAAACGTCAATCCAATAATAATCTTACATATCTGAATTTAACCCTTATCGGACGCTAGCTTTTTATACATGATTCTCACGAAGTTGTAGCTGGTTGTGGTAAATATGCGgaaaattttcagtattataagaataacatttttcttag contains these protein-coding regions:
- the LOC140675599 gene encoding uncharacterized protein, whose translation is MYLGHIISENGISPDLSKLTAIKKFPTPKRMMDVQSFIGLAGYYRRYIVDFSKIARPLAKLTKKTKKFLWTAEQQNARKAEKGILPRAMTLNDNKIDYVHWNDLNELVDRLRLLDASRRAGNNTYDNEIMSIIEELREDGLIIN